A stretch of Aureispira sp. CCB-E DNA encodes these proteins:
- a CDS encoding HIT family protein: MPSIFTRIVNGEIPCHKIAEDEQFLAFLDIAPVVKGHTLVIPKKEVDYIFDLEESLFLGLHLFSKRVAAAIEKTVHCERIGQTVLGLEVPHAHIHLVPLLNIQFIDFNKRQSMEQEEFVALAEKIRANFV, from the coding sequence ATGCCAAGTATATTCACACGTATCGTAAATGGAGAAATCCCTTGTCACAAAATTGCAGAAGATGAACAATTTTTGGCTTTTCTAGATATTGCTCCTGTTGTCAAAGGACATACACTGGTTATTCCTAAGAAAGAAGTAGATTATATTTTTGATTTGGAGGAGTCTTTGTTTTTGGGATTGCATCTGTTCTCTAAACGAGTAGCAGCAGCTATAGAAAAAACAGTCCATTGTGAGCGAATAGGGCAGACCGTTTTGGGGTTAGAAGTACCTCATGCGCACATTCACTTGGTGCCGCTCTTAAACATCCAGTTTATTGATTTTAACAAACGACAATCAATGGAACAGGAAGAATTTGTCGCTTTGGCAGAAAAAATTCGAGCTAATTTTGTTTAG
- the greA gene encoding transcription elongation factor GreA: protein MSKYSYMTQDGFDKLKSELEVLKTQGRQDAAKAIAEAREKGDLSENAEYDAAKEAQGLLELKISEMEKTLSTARVIKQEDLDASSVVILSTIKIKQVKTKKEFEYTLVSQSEANLRAGKISVDSPIGKGLLGKKVGEIAEVQTPGGIMEFEILDIAINL, encoded by the coding sequence ATGTCTAAATACTCATATATGACCCAAGATGGGTTTGATAAATTGAAAAGTGAATTAGAAGTTTTGAAAACTCAAGGTCGTCAAGACGCAGCAAAAGCAATCGCAGAAGCTCGTGAAAAAGGTGATTTGTCAGAAAATGCAGAATACGATGCTGCTAAAGAAGCGCAGGGATTATTGGAGTTGAAAATTTCTGAAATGGAAAAAACGTTGTCGACAGCAAGAGTAATTAAGCAAGAAGACCTAGATGCTTCTTCAGTGGTTATTCTAAGCACCATTAAAATTAAACAGGTGAAGACCAAAAAGGAATTTGAATATACCTTAGTTTCTCAATCGGAAGCAAATTTGCGTGCAGGTAAAATTTCTGTTGATTCACCAATTGGAAAAGGGTTGCTAGGCAAAAAAGTAGGAGAAATTGCAGAGGTACAGACTCCTGGAGGAATTATGGAGTTTGAAATTTTAGATATTGCTATTAATCTTTAA